The following proteins are co-located in the Sardina pilchardus chromosome 24, fSarPil1.1, whole genome shotgun sequence genome:
- the si:dkey-266f7.9 gene encoding 1-phosphatidylinositol phosphodiesterase — MTIHLLLMETVLLWLLSVSSAALQRPDYDDTSTPEFLTPDWMANIPGSRPLSEVTMPGTHNTMALYGGGLAECQSWSLAQQLNAGVRFLDVRVRHVAGNLTIHHGISYQYAHFGDVLQGVDAFLREHPGETVLMRLREELSETGDIYGAVARYIQTYARWDLFWNSRRMPTMGEARGKLIVLQNFAGPALGMLYSSLFIADDWQVPSLDYVPQKWKSVYTHLERAEVGEKSRMYLTYASGASIRAWPYALARRVNPLLYEYLSARAGKPRRYGVVTLDFPGAQLCRAVINFNWATKKTA; from the exons ATGACCATACACCTGCTCTTGATGGAGACTGTTTTGCTATG GTTGCTAAGCGTCAGTAGCGCCGCGCTCCAGCGGCCAGACTACGACGACACGTCCACGCCCGAGTTCCTGACCCCCGACTGGATGGCCAACATCCCCGGCAGCCGTCCGCTGTCCGAGGTCACCATGCCGGGCACGCACAACACCATGGCGCTGTACGGCGGCGGCCTGGCCGAGTGCCAGTCCTGGTCGCTGGCGCAGCAGCTGAACGCCGGCGTGCGCTTCCTGGACGTGCGCGTGCGCCACGTGGCCGGGAACCTGACCATCCACCACGGCATCTCGTACCAGTACGCGCACTTCGGCGACGTGCTCCAGGGCGTGGACGCCTTCCTGCGGGAGCACCCCGGCGAGACGGTGCTGATGCGGCTGCGCGAGGAGCTCAGCGAGACGGGCGACATCTACGGCGCCGTGGCGCGCTACATCCAGACCTACGCCCGCTGGGACCTGTTCTGGAACAGCCGGCGCATGCCCACCATGGGCGAGGCGCGCGGGAAGCTCATCGTCCTGCAGAACTTCGCCGGGCCGGCCCTGGGCATGCTCTACTCCTCGCTCTTCATCGCCGACGACTGGCAg GTGCCATCTCTGGACTACGTCCCGCAGAAGTGGAAGAGCGTGTACACGCACCTGGAGAGGGCGGAGGTGGGCGAGAAGTCGCGCATGTACCTCACCTACGCCAGCGGCGCCAGCATCCGGGCCTGGCCCTACGCGCTGGCCCGCCGGGTCAACCCGCTCCTCTACGAGTACCTGAGTGCCCGCGCGGGCAAGCCGCGCCGCTACGGCGTCGTCACCCTGGACTTCCCTGGTGCCCAGCTGTGCCGCGCCGTCATCAACTTCAACTGGGCCACCAAGAAAACCGCGTAG